The following are from one region of the Silene latifolia isolate original U9 population chromosome 9, ASM4854445v1, whole genome shotgun sequence genome:
- the LOC141598370 gene encoding uncharacterized protein LOC141598370 gives MATSSTPSTTSLGKDSWLRSVMDKCILKDDGSNFLEWESNIKSAALSDNVLTYLTDAPPIEPGARASSAVRTAHDDYVRMLNDIKNVLIWSISPNLKLSCISLNAYEIFTRMITMFSQTPKVRQYDAAARFFEAKLERGQKVGPHVLKMVEYVDILERLGCKIPKTLVVDRILHSLPTKFAHFRVNYNMNGMDKSYHEIHALLTQAERDMEASGSEKGDVLTMKLKNMSLGVKKGKGKEKSQFKKSSKKIDKGKGKAVVNGNPKAKSVKLSEAECFHCNGKGHYRRSCPKYLEDLKEGRVTPIGYKGRASTSKR, from the exons atggcaacttcatcaactccatcgactacttcactaggcaaagattcatggctaaggtccgtaatggacaaatgtattttaaaagatgacggtagtaactttcttgaatgggaatccaacatcaaaagtgccgcgttgtccgacaatgtgctcacttacttgaccgatgctcctcctattgagcccggtgcaagagcttcatcggcggtgcggaccgcccatgatgactatgtgaggatgttgaatgatatcaagaatgtgttgatatggtcaatatcgccaaacctcaagctatcatgcatttctttaaatgcttacgagatattcactcgtatgatcactatgttttcacaaacacctaaagtccgtcaatacgatgcggcggcacgcttctttgaagctaagcttgagaggggccaaaaggttggtccccatgtccttaaaatggtcgaatatgttgacatcctagagcgtctagggtgtaagattcctaaaactcttgtggtggatcgtatccttcactcactccccaccaagtttgcccactttagggtaaactacaacatgaatggtatggataagagttaccatgaaattcatgcactcctcacccaagcggagagggatatggaggctagtgggagtgaaaaaggagatgttttaaccatgaagttaaagaacatgtctcttggagtcaagaaaggaaaagggaaagaaaagtcccaattcaagaaatcgtcaaagaaaattgacaagggaaaggggaaggccgttgtgaatggcaatcccaaggcaaaaagtgtcaagctctccgaggccgaatgtttccattgtaatgggaaggggcattataggaggagttgtcccaaatacttggaggatctcaaggaagggcgtgtgacgcctattg ggtataagggacgtgcaagcactagcaaaaggtga